A single window of Neospora caninum Liverpool complete genome, chromosome XII DNA harbors:
- a CDS encoding DEAD-box ATP-dependent RNA helicase 34, related gives MENNEDKQQQGQQAGGAAAAPAPANDEVIETNYDEVVDSFDALKLNESLLRGIYSYGFEKPSAIQQRGIKPILDRHDTIGQAQSGTGKTATFAIAALQLIDYNINNCQVLILAPTRELAQQIQKVVLALGDYLQVRCHACVGGTVVRDDIAKLKAGVHMVVGTPGRVHDMMEKRHLRVDDMKLFIMDEADEMLSRGFKSQIYDVFKKLPPDVQVALFSATMPQDILELTTKFMRDPKRILVKNDELTLEGIRQFYVAVEKEDWKLETLCDLYETLTITQAIIYCNTRRKVDFLTSKMSERDFTVSSMHGDMDQKSREMIMREFRSGSTRVLITTDLLARGIDVQQVSLVINYDLPATKENYIHRIGRSGRFGRKGVAINFVTSSDVEQLKEIEKHYNTQIEEMPMEVAEFF, from the exons ATGGAGAACAACGAAGATAAGCAACAACAGGGGCAACAGGCAGGGGGAGCGGCCGCAGCGCCTGCTCCAGCCAACGACGAAGTCATCGAAACCAACTACGACGAAGTTGTAGACTCGTTCGATGCTCTCAAGCTCAACGAAAGCCTCCTCAGAGGTATTTACTCGTACGGTTTCGAGAAACCTTCGGCCATTCAGCAGCGGGGCATCAAGCCTATTCTTGACAGGCACGACACTATCGGCCAGGCTCAGTCGGGGACGGGGAAAACCGCCACTTTCGCAATCGCTGCTCTCCAGCTCATCGACTACAACATCAACAACTGCCAGGTTCTCATTCTGGCTCCGACCCGTGAATTGGCCCAGCAGATTCAGAAG GTCGTGTTGGCCTTGGGTGACTACCTGCAAGTTCGATGCCATGCATGCGTCGGAGGAACAGTTGTTCGCGACGACATTGCCAAGCTTAAGGCAGGTGTCCACATGGTGGTCGGAACCCCCGGGCGTGTCCACGATATGATGGAGAAGCGTCACCTTCGTGTCGACGACATGAAGCTCTTCATTAtggacgaggcagacgagatGCTTTCTCGTGGATTCAAGTCCCAGATCTACGACGTCTTCAAGAAGCTCCCGCCTGATGTACAGGTCGCCCTCTTCAGTGCCACGATGCCTCAGGACATTCTGGAGCTGACAACAAAGTTCATGCGAGACCCGAAGCGTATTCTCGTGAAGAACGACGAACTGACGCTGGAAGGTATTCGCCAGTTCTACGTCGCggtcgagaaggaagactgGAAACTCGAGACGCTCTGTGACCTGTACGAGACCTTGACGATCACGCAG GCAATCATCTACTGCAACACCCGCAGAAAGGTCGATTTCCTCACCAGCAAGATGTCCGAACGCGACTTCACCGTGTCGTCCATGCATGGTGACATGGACCAGAAGAGCCGCGAGATGATTATGCGCGAGTTCCGATCGGGTTCCACGCGTGTCCTCATCACCACAGATCTTTTGGCTCGCGGTATCGACGTGCAACAGGTGTCGCTGGTTATCAACTACGACTTGCCTGCAACGAAGGAAAACTACATCCACCGTATCGGTCGATCTGGCCGTTTCGGTAGGAAGGGTGTTGCCATCAACTTTGTGACGTCGAGCGATGTGGAGCAGCTGAAGGAGATCGAGAAGCACTACAACACGCAGATTGAGGAGATGCCCATGGAG gtggCGGAATTCTTCTAG